From the Astatotilapia calliptera chromosome 6, fAstCal1.2, whole genome shotgun sequence genome, one window contains:
- the dcaf15 gene encoding DDB1- and CUL4-associated factor 15 isoform X2, whose product MRVLADEGRPVQPVSQSGRASDGQLGTVQGEMAPSSKSEKDDSKQKSQRKHKDHVVKLLMRGKLSGQFSQRLFRKLPPRVCVPLKNIVSEEFLRAGHIFLGFTKCGRYVLSYTSDCGEDDDFSFYTYHLYWWEFNLHSRLKQVHHVRLFAGEEIYSDLYLTVCEWPNDHSKIVIFGFNTRSSNSVLMNLMMSDENNRDIYITIASMPPPKPCAQCCPVPSVTTIRTGSGECLEHGYVLNSRYQVVYPFPTFQPAFQLKKDQVILLNTSYSLVACGISLCPGKQGQSSQILYTKRAALSSQASTSFSSSSLVSSSSLPQESPEHRLPPSRPTPVPSSPSHSQAAMRAREFAADLFRRAQGGGKDGEGQGERRTSDGGVKEAVQSTGDKGTIAETVREEGGCKGLSVEERTNLLQPLTSGVSHSLPQVSEQVMSPASSSSSPSATPTMSSCQEASPSEPGYVNYSRLHYRLQQPGAAEQNAGGYEDDKVQLPFTVTDLKGRNLQLVTGPHNGQSVCVEQLTLDFEYLINEVCPDSNIVMINIGLLLLAFSNSDEEHCRPNTYHSNLQVSWDLNTGVCRTVGVGDLTEVKGQTSGTVWSSYRKSCVNTVMKWLVPESSSRYINRMTNEALHKGSSLQVLADSDRCTWIVL is encoded by the exons ATGCGAGTACTGGCGGATGAGGGCCGCCCCGTGCAGCCTGTGAGCCAATCGGGACGGGCCTCTGACGGGCAACTGGGAACAGTTCAGGGGGAGATGGCGCCCAGCTCGAAATCTGAAAAGGACGACAGCAAACAGAAAagccaaagaaaacacaaagaccaTGTCGTGAAGCTTCTTATGCGCGGAAAG CTGTCAGGGCAGTTTTCTCAGCGCCTGTTCAGGAAGCTGCCACCTCGAGTGTGTGTACCATTGAAGAACATCGTAAGCGAGGAGTTCCTCAGAGCAGG gcaCATCTTTCTTGGCTTCACCAAATGTGGACGCTACGTTCTGTCTTACACCAGTGATTGTGGAGAAGATGATGATTTCTCTTTCTATACTTATCATCTTTATTGGTGGGAGTTTAACCTGCACAGCAGACTcaagcag GTCCATCATGTGCGACTGTTTGCAGGAGAGGAAATCTACAGTGACCTGTACCTTACAGTATGTGAGTGGCCAAATGATCACTCCAAAATTGTCATCTTCGGCTTCAA TACACGCAGCTCCAACTCAGTCCTGATGAATCTAATGATGAGTGATGAGAACAATAGAGACATCTACATCACCATCGCCTCCATGCCACCTCCTAAACCTTGTGCTCAGTGCTGTCCTGTTCCTTCAGTCACTACTATACGCACAG GAAGTGGTGAGTGTCTTGAACACGGATATGTGCTCAACAGCAGGTACCAGGTGGTATATCCGTTCCCCACTTTTCAGCCAGCTTTCCAGCTTAAGAAGGACCAGGTCATTCTGTTAAACACTAGCTACTCTCTTGTAGCCTGTGGCATCTCACTCTGCCCAG gTAAACAGGGTCAGTCATCGCAAATCCTTTACACAAAGAGAGCAGCCCTGTCAAGTCAAGCTTCGAcgtctttttcctcctcttctttggtctcttcttcctcactaCCTCAAGAATCTCCTGAACATCGACTTCCACCTAGCAGACCCACTCCAGTCCCCTCATCTCCTAGCCATTCACAAGCAGCGATGCGAGCCCGGGAGTTTGCTGCTGACCTTTTCAGGCGAGCCCAGGGAGGAGGGAAAGATGGTGAAGGCCAGGGGGAGAGGAGAACGTCTGATGGTGGTGTAAAAGAGGCAGTACAGTCAACTGGAGACAAAGGGACCATTGCAGAGACTGTGAGAGAGGAGGGTGGTTGTAAAGGGTTGAGCGTAGAAGAGAGGACTAATTTACTACAACCATTAACCTCAGGTGTTAGCCATAGTCTGCCACAGGTATCGGAACAAGTGATGTCTCCcgcctcttcttcctcatcccCGTCAGCCACTCCAACTATGTCTTCATGCCAGGAAGCCAGCCCCAGTGAGCCTGGATATGTAAACTACTCACGCCTACACTACCGCTTACAACAGCCAGGGGCAGCAGAGCAGAATGCCGGAG GTTATGAAGATGATAAAGTCCAGCTGCCTTTCACAGTCACAGATCTGAAAGGACGTAACCTCCAGCTGGTTACAGGGCCACACAATGGACAG agtGTTTGTGTTGAGCAGCTGACTCTGGATTTTGAATATCTAATCAATGAG GTGTGTCCAGACAGCAACATTGTGATGATCAACATTGGTCTGCTGTTACTAGCATTCTCCAACTCTGACGAGGAGCACTGCAG GCCAAACACATACCATTCCAACCTGCAGGTTAGCTGGGACCTCAACACGGGTGTATGTCGCACTGTGGGTGTTGGCGACCTCACAGAAGTCAAGGGTCAGACAAG CGGGACCGTCTGGAGTTCGTACAGGAAGTCCTGTGTGAACACGGTGATGAAGTGGCTTGTCCCCGAGAGCAGCTCCCGTTACATCAACCGCATGACCAATGAAGCTCTCCACAAGG GCTCATCTCTGCAAGTGTTGGCAGATAGTGACCGGTGTACCTGGATTGTATTGTGA
- the dcaf15 gene encoding DDB1- and CUL4-associated factor 15 isoform X1: MRVLADEGRPVQPVSQSGRASDGQLGTVQGEMAPSSKSEKDDSKQKSQRKHKDHVVKLLMRGKLSGQFSQRLFRKLPPRVCVPLKNIVSEEFLRAGHIFLGFTKCGRYVLSYTSDCGEDDDFSFYTYHLYWWEFNLHSRLKQVHHVRLFAGEEIYSDLYLTVCEWPNDHSKIVIFGFNTRSSNSVLMNLMMSDENNRDIYITIASMPPPKPCAQCCPVPSVTTIRTGSGECLEHGYVLNSRYQVVYPFPTFQPAFQLKKDQVILLNTSYSLVACGISLCPGKQGQSSQILYTKRAALSSQASTSFSSSSLVSSSSLPQESPEHRLPPSRPTPVPSSPSHSQAAMRAREFAADLFRRAQGGGKDGEGQGERRTSDGGVKEAVQSTGDKGTIAETVREEGGCKGLSVEERTNLLQPLTSGVSHSLPQVSEQVMSPASSSSSPSATPTMSSCQEASPSEPGYVNYSRLHYRLQQPGAAEQNAGGYEDDKVQLPFTVTDLKGRNLQLVTGPHNGQSVCVEQLTLDFEYLINEVIRSDAAWATQFCSFSDYDVVILEVCPDSNIVMINIGLLLLAFSNSDEEHCRPNTYHSNLQVSWDLNTGVCRTVGVGDLTEVKGQTSGTVWSSYRKSCVNTVMKWLVPESSSRYINRMTNEALHKGSSLQVLADSDRCTWIVL, encoded by the exons ATGCGAGTACTGGCGGATGAGGGCCGCCCCGTGCAGCCTGTGAGCCAATCGGGACGGGCCTCTGACGGGCAACTGGGAACAGTTCAGGGGGAGATGGCGCCCAGCTCGAAATCTGAAAAGGACGACAGCAAACAGAAAagccaaagaaaacacaaagaccaTGTCGTGAAGCTTCTTATGCGCGGAAAG CTGTCAGGGCAGTTTTCTCAGCGCCTGTTCAGGAAGCTGCCACCTCGAGTGTGTGTACCATTGAAGAACATCGTAAGCGAGGAGTTCCTCAGAGCAGG gcaCATCTTTCTTGGCTTCACCAAATGTGGACGCTACGTTCTGTCTTACACCAGTGATTGTGGAGAAGATGATGATTTCTCTTTCTATACTTATCATCTTTATTGGTGGGAGTTTAACCTGCACAGCAGACTcaagcag GTCCATCATGTGCGACTGTTTGCAGGAGAGGAAATCTACAGTGACCTGTACCTTACAGTATGTGAGTGGCCAAATGATCACTCCAAAATTGTCATCTTCGGCTTCAA TACACGCAGCTCCAACTCAGTCCTGATGAATCTAATGATGAGTGATGAGAACAATAGAGACATCTACATCACCATCGCCTCCATGCCACCTCCTAAACCTTGTGCTCAGTGCTGTCCTGTTCCTTCAGTCACTACTATACGCACAG GAAGTGGTGAGTGTCTTGAACACGGATATGTGCTCAACAGCAGGTACCAGGTGGTATATCCGTTCCCCACTTTTCAGCCAGCTTTCCAGCTTAAGAAGGACCAGGTCATTCTGTTAAACACTAGCTACTCTCTTGTAGCCTGTGGCATCTCACTCTGCCCAG gTAAACAGGGTCAGTCATCGCAAATCCTTTACACAAAGAGAGCAGCCCTGTCAAGTCAAGCTTCGAcgtctttttcctcctcttctttggtctcttcttcctcactaCCTCAAGAATCTCCTGAACATCGACTTCCACCTAGCAGACCCACTCCAGTCCCCTCATCTCCTAGCCATTCACAAGCAGCGATGCGAGCCCGGGAGTTTGCTGCTGACCTTTTCAGGCGAGCCCAGGGAGGAGGGAAAGATGGTGAAGGCCAGGGGGAGAGGAGAACGTCTGATGGTGGTGTAAAAGAGGCAGTACAGTCAACTGGAGACAAAGGGACCATTGCAGAGACTGTGAGAGAGGAGGGTGGTTGTAAAGGGTTGAGCGTAGAAGAGAGGACTAATTTACTACAACCATTAACCTCAGGTGTTAGCCATAGTCTGCCACAGGTATCGGAACAAGTGATGTCTCCcgcctcttcttcctcatcccCGTCAGCCACTCCAACTATGTCTTCATGCCAGGAAGCCAGCCCCAGTGAGCCTGGATATGTAAACTACTCACGCCTACACTACCGCTTACAACAGCCAGGGGCAGCAGAGCAGAATGCCGGAG GTTATGAAGATGATAAAGTCCAGCTGCCTTTCACAGTCACAGATCTGAAAGGACGTAACCTCCAGCTGGTTACAGGGCCACACAATGGACAG agtGTTTGTGTTGAGCAGCTGACTCTGGATTTTGAATATCTAATCAATGAGGTGATCAGGAGTGATGCTGCCTGGGCCACACAGTTCTGCTCCTTTAGTGACTATGATGTTGTGATATtagag GTGTGTCCAGACAGCAACATTGTGATGATCAACATTGGTCTGCTGTTACTAGCATTCTCCAACTCTGACGAGGAGCACTGCAG GCCAAACACATACCATTCCAACCTGCAGGTTAGCTGGGACCTCAACACGGGTGTATGTCGCACTGTGGGTGTTGGCGACCTCACAGAAGTCAAGGGTCAGACAAG CGGGACCGTCTGGAGTTCGTACAGGAAGTCCTGTGTGAACACGGTGATGAAGTGGCTTGTCCCCGAGAGCAGCTCCCGTTACATCAACCGCATGACCAATGAAGCTCTCCACAAGG GCTCATCTCTGCAAGTGTTGGCAGATAGTGACCGGTGTACCTGGATTGTATTGTGA